In Saccharospirillaceae bacterium, the DNA window ATCTAGCTATTTTTATGATGACCACGGTAATCTCGTGGAACTCTATACCTGGACACTGGATGATCCAACCTACGTTGAAAACGCACGGATCGAATCCTGGGAGATGAAGTACAAGGTCGATCCCTATGTGATCAGCAATCTTAACGTTACCAACACTTCGAGCACCGACCAAACGTTCAACGTGAGTACCTTGCTGGGCATTCCTGACTTCACCTATGACAGGGTCATCAACTCTTCAGTGGGCGTCACGGCCACTGACTCTAATGGGGACGGCCACCTCTATTTCGATGCTGCTACTGGGTCGACCGTCTACGATGGCCTAGTGAACGGGAGCTCCATTCTGACCATGGATCCTAATAATCCCGACTCGCTTCCCCTGTCGACGGCCAGCTCCACCTGCGGTGGTGCGGGGTGTTCGGTTATCAGCAACAGCTACGTCAGCTCTCTCGTAGTGACCAGCGATGTGGCAAACTCCATCGGCCTGGGCCTTGGCTTCATTCTTAGCCCAGGCGATTCCGCTGCGATCACCAGCCGTTTTGAGATTATTCCTGAACCTAGTACAGGTCTCCTGCTTGCTCTGGGCCTGATGGCCCTAGGTCTGCGACGGCACGGCTGAACCAGCTCCGTTGGCTAAGCATCAGCTCGTTGCATTCGGTTTTCATTGTTCCGACTTGCGAAATCTGACCTGGCCGGTTTTGGCACCTACCATGAACACTGCCAGTGGGCCACAAGAAGAGTTGGGCTAAATCTGCTCGGTAACTATTAGCTGATTGACGGCCATGCCCTTGCCGGCCGCCTTCGACTGCTTGTTTCTGGCTGGGATCGCTGGAGTGGATGCGTAGGAAAGTCAGCTGATGAAAAGATTTGTTCTCTCACTCTTTCTAGGTGGGCTTCTCAGCCTTGGCGCACTACCGCCAGGTGCTTCGCCGGCAGACACCACAATTGATGTGGGCGAAACGCTCACCAACCCGGCTGCCACCACGCTCACCAATGACAACCTGCTTACCATTAACGGCACCTTAAACAATAACGGCACGCTGGATAACAATGATGGGGTCGACAACGCTGGCACTCTCAACAACAACGGCACGTTCAATAACAACGCCACCGGCGTATTCGGCACTGCTGGCACGGTCAACAACGACGACACGTTTACCAACGACGGCACCATCAGCATCGCCAGTGGCGGTGAGTTCAATACCCGCATCGGGTCTGCGCTCACCAACAACAGCGATATTCTTATTCAAAGTGGCGGCGTACTGAATATCGTGAGCGGAGCCGAGGCAGACAATGAGGCAAATATCTATGTCAGCGGCACGCTCAACAACAATCAATCCTTCGACAACGGCAGTCTAAGCAGCTCATCGGCTTTATTGCAGATCCATTCAGGTGGCGTAGTAAACACTGACTTTTCTTTTATTAACTATGGCGACACCACTATCGACGCAGGTGGCTTGCTGCACATCGACACCGCCGGTGGCCTGTACAATTACAGCAATCAGTCCATCATCACCAACAATGGCACGTTCCAGAACGAAAACGAGCTAACTCTTTACAGCTCAAGCGACTTCCAAAACAACAGCAGCCTGGTGAATAGCGGCACAATCTACAGCTACAACAATTCCACGCTGAACAATAACAACGGTGCCACGCTGACCAACAACACTTACATAGACAATCGGGCTACGCTAATTAACCAAGGCACCGTCGAAAACAATAACCAGACTTTCGGCATAGACAATCGAGACCAGATCACTAACGAAAACATCTTCAACAATGCCGGTCTACTCAGCAACCGAGACGGCGCTACGCTCGACAACTCCGGCACACTCACCAACGACCACGGCATATCCAACTACGACGGTGCGACACTAAACAACACTGGCACGATAATCAACGCGTCGGGCGCTGCAATTTCCAACGCCGGTGAATTTAACATTGCCGTCGGCGGGTTGCTAGAAAACGAAAGTGGCGGCATGGTCGACAATACATCCGCTGACTTTA includes these proteins:
- a CDS encoding PEP-CTERM sorting domain-containing protein (PEP-CTERM proteins occur, often in large numbers, in the proteomes of bacteria that also encode an exosortase, a predicted intramembrane cysteine proteinase. The presence of a PEP-CTERM domain at a protein's C-terminus predicts cleavage within the sorting domain, followed by covalent anchoring to some some component of the (usually Gram-negative) cell surface. Many PEP-CTERM proteins exhibit an unusual sequence composition that includes large numbers of potential glycosylation sites. Expression of one such protein has been shown restore the ability of a bacterium to form floc, a type of biofilm.) → MLWVKNSSWLLVAGAMVLLSSIPAEAIEIYPEIYLDTTGSSSPPDLHNASIGRGVSSYFYDDHGNLVELYTWTLDDPTYVENARIESWEMKYKVDPYVISNLNVTNTSSTDQTFNVSTLLGIPDFTYDRVINSSVGVTATDSNGDGHLYFDAATGSTVYDGLVNGSSILTMDPNNPDSLPLSTASSTCGGAGCSVISNSYVSSLVVTSDVANSIGLGLGFILSPGDSAAITSRFEIIPEPSTGLLLALGLMALGLRRHG